The Verrucomicrobiota bacterium sequence TATATAGCCTTCCTCCAATAGTAGGCATTGGAGTTCAAGATAATGGTATCGGCTTCACGCAGAAGAATAGGAATTCATTTGATGAACTGTATACCGACTATAAAATCAAAAAGGGTGGTAAAGGCTTTGGCCGGTTTGTGTGTTTAAAGTACTTCAAAGGCGTTCATATCAAAAGCACATATTTAGATGGCGGCAAGTATAAAACCAGAACCTTTGCCATGGGCTTGGACAAAGAAATTATTGTCGATGAGAATATCCAAGAAACATCCCAGAAAGAAAGAGGAACATCCGTTTCACTCATTGACATAAAAAACGATAACCTCCTTAACAAAAAGCTAGAGACAATTGCCCGCAGCCTTGTAGAGAAGTTACTTCCATACTTTG is a genomic window containing:
- a CDS encoding ATP-binding protein; this encodes MSNINVKGLVDNIRSNTTIFTPLIELIVNAIQAIEEAEVEPGKIKVIVKRATQGELYSLPPIVGIGVQDNGIGFTQKNRNSFDELYTDYKIKKGGKGFGRFVCLKYFKGVHIKSTYLDGGKYKTRTFAMGLDKEIIVDENIQETSQKERGTSVSLIDIKNDNLLNKKLETIARSLVEKLLPYFVSDKCHFFGFYLRKRLKLTNSHNFLRLRRFYIKITSVSIP